One window from the genome of Rufibacter tibetensis encodes:
- a CDS encoding GtrA family protein, whose protein sequence is MKTFNPKRFFEVGRFVLVGGVCAGFDFACYAILVDYMHINYLAANIISTTLAIILNYFMSKKWVFNTSKYSFKYEFVSFVILSLIGLLLNLGLIIVFVERLHLDPLIGKLLAIGLVAVFNFVSKKKIVFGG, encoded by the coding sequence TTGAAAACGTTCAATCCTAAGAGGTTTTTTGAAGTAGGTCGTTTCGTGCTTGTTGGTGGGGTATGCGCTGGTTTTGATTTTGCCTGTTATGCCATCCTTGTTGACTACATGCATATCAACTACCTGGCAGCTAATATTATCTCAACTACACTGGCGATCATATTGAATTACTTCATGTCTAAGAAGTGGGTCTTCAACACAAGTAAATATTCATTTAAATATGAGTTTGTGTCTTTCGTCATACTTTCTTTGATTGGTTTACTTCTTAACCTGGGGTTAATTATCGTATTTGTGGAGCGTTTACACTTAGATCCATTAATAGGAAAGTTGCTGGCTATTGGTTTGGTTGCGGTCTTCAACTTCGTTTCTAAGAAGAAAATAGTCTTCGGAGGGTAA
- a CDS encoding twin-arginine translocation signal domain-containing protein, protein MTQLKDSPTEDKKKKGNMNRRSFLKLTGLAGAALITLPSLGYVYTSNQDAAVGIILDELKYLKLDKKGVEQFVQNYFQNHYVKDSLRAQINLKSIYFLDLNIQKSEMVTKMVQDYLLSTDFFMNKMDETKTVKYMGVYTPYKRPCANPFSSFYYPQVST, encoded by the coding sequence ATGACACAGCTGAAAGACTCGCCTACAGAGGATAAGAAAAAGAAGGGCAATATGAACAGAAGGTCCTTTTTGAAGTTGACAGGCCTTGCCGGAGCTGCCCTGATCACGCTTCCTAGCCTGGGGTATGTGTATACCTCAAACCAGGATGCAGCTGTTGGAATCATTCTGGATGAACTTAAATACCTGAAGCTAGACAAAAAGGGAGTGGAGCAGTTTGTGCAGAATTACTTCCAGAACCACTATGTCAAAGACAGTTTAAGAGCTCAGATTAACTTAAAGTCTATTTATTTCTTAGACCTGAACATTCAGAAATCAGAAATGGTCACTAAAATGGTGCAGGACTACCTGCTCTCCACTGACTTTTTCATGAACAAAATGGATGAAACTAAAACGGTGAAATACATGGGGGTTTACACACCTTACAAGAGGCCTTGCGCCAACCCATTTTCATCTTTTTACTATCCTCAGGTTTCAACTTAA
- a CDS encoding GMC oxidoreductase yields MKHTSYDLVVIGTGFASTFFLHKYLSKASPKAKVLVLEKGHFYAHAERVKEMRGEETPFSKLNPASKDTFENHNEKKGWVFSQGFGGSSNCWYGCTPRFMPSDFKMKTLYGIGNDWPIQYDDLDPYYAQVEELMSIAGPAATPFPKNASYPLPPHTFTTVDKILHKEYGNLYISQPTARASAPVKGRGVCCASTVCHVCPVDAKFTIENSGIGVYDDPRVELLYGAQVYSLDLEGNVARKANFLKDGKEHHVAAEVIALGTNALFNANILLNSGDSNPFTGKGIGEQIGLQASVYLDNLENVGGSTWVSANGYMLYDGDHRKDFAACLMESNNAPYFRMERGKWRHIVNFRLVFEDLPQAHNYVATTADRTKPAIHFKGHSEYAMRGIENMKAKLPGILSCLPVEKIEFAEPYESEAHILGSTRMSKTATEGVIDSRLIHHQYRNLFVLGSGSFTTYTPANPTLTLSALSLHAADKSF; encoded by the coding sequence ATGAAGCATACGTCTTATGATCTGGTGGTAATAGGCACTGGTTTCGCATCAACTTTTTTCCTGCATAAGTACTTGAGCAAAGCTTCTCCTAAAGCAAAGGTTCTTGTTTTAGAGAAAGGCCATTTTTATGCTCACGCTGAACGGGTGAAAGAGATGCGAGGGGAAGAAACTCCCTTTTCCAAGCTTAATCCCGCCTCAAAAGATACTTTTGAAAACCACAACGAAAAGAAAGGCTGGGTTTTTTCACAAGGCTTTGGCGGCAGTTCAAACTGCTGGTATGGCTGTACTCCCCGATTCATGCCCTCTGATTTCAAGATGAAAACTTTGTACGGCATCGGAAACGATTGGCCGATACAATACGATGATCTTGACCCTTACTATGCACAGGTAGAAGAGTTGATGTCTATTGCAGGACCGGCAGCGACTCCTTTCCCAAAAAATGCATCTTACCCCCTACCTCCGCATACCTTTACCACGGTAGACAAGATTCTGCATAAGGAATACGGCAACTTATACATCAGCCAGCCTACGGCCCGGGCCAGCGCTCCGGTAAAAGGAAGAGGTGTCTGCTGCGCCAGTACAGTCTGCCATGTTTGCCCCGTAGATGCCAAGTTTACCATTGAAAACTCAGGCATAGGGGTGTATGATGACCCTAGGGTAGAGTTACTCTATGGAGCCCAGGTGTATAGTTTAGACCTAGAGGGAAATGTAGCCCGCAAGGCCAACTTCCTGAAAGATGGCAAGGAACACCACGTGGCCGCCGAGGTAATTGCCTTGGGTACTAACGCCTTGTTCAACGCCAACATCCTACTGAATTCTGGAGACTCCAATCCTTTCACCGGGAAAGGCATAGGAGAACAGATTGGCTTACAAGCTTCTGTTTACCTTGACAATTTAGAAAATGTAGGAGGCAGCACTTGGGTAAGCGCCAATGGCTACATGTTATATGACGGAGATCACCGGAAAGACTTCGCCGCCTGCCTGATGGAATCCAACAATGCTCCTTATTTCAGGATGGAACGAGGCAAATGGCGCCATATAGTCAATTTCAGGTTAGTTTTTGAGGATTTGCCCCAGGCACATAATTATGTGGCAACAACCGCTGACAGAACCAAGCCTGCCATTCACTTTAAGGGCCACTCAGAGTATGCCATGAGAGGCATTGAAAACATGAAAGCAAAGCTGCCCGGCATCTTGTCTTGTTTACCAGTGGAGAAAATTGAGTTCGCGGAACCTTATGAATCTGAGGCCCATATTCTTGGCTCTACCAGGATGAGCAAAACTGCAACCGAAGGAGTTATTGACAGCCGTTTGATTCATCACCAGTACCGCAACCTGTTTGTGCTGGGCAGTGGAAGCTTTACCACCTACACTCCCGCTAATCCAACGCTTACCTTATCTGCGTTGTCGTTGCACGCCGCTGATAAAAGCTTTTAA
- a CDS encoding UbiA prenyltransferase family protein → MPMNPTVTYPEPPNQEVVLRPAGFKEYVAIARPDHWFKNIFMLPGMLFAFLVYDTTLDFTLLFRILVGIASTCLIASANYTINEYLDAEFDRFHPEKKKRSAVVTVLSPAYVAIEYFALAALGLGLSYFISMQFLALEAFLLFMGIMYNVRPFRTKERVYLDVLSESVNNPIRLALGWFIFVPAALLPASLLDPAWAFIPPSSIILAYWMGGAFLMATKRFAEYRYINNPELAGLYRKSFKKYTENNLLISMFFYALTSAFFLGIFLIKNKIELLISFPFFALLFAWYLKIGLRKDSVVQGPEKLHKETAFMLYVVLFTALLMALVYIDIPALNWFLKQSF, encoded by the coding sequence ATGCCAATGAACCCAACCGTTACGTATCCCGAACCACCTAATCAGGAGGTAGTGCTCAGACCAGCTGGTTTTAAAGAGTATGTGGCCATTGCCCGACCAGACCATTGGTTTAAAAACATTTTCATGCTTCCGGGCATGCTGTTCGCCTTTCTAGTGTATGACACAACCCTGGACTTTACTTTATTATTCAGAATTTTAGTAGGTATAGCCAGCACTTGCCTTATTGCTTCTGCTAACTACACCATTAATGAGTACCTGGATGCTGAATTTGATCGGTTTCATCCAGAGAAAAAGAAGAGATCTGCGGTAGTAACCGTATTGAGCCCGGCCTATGTCGCCATTGAGTACTTTGCATTAGCAGCTCTGGGCCTTGGTCTTTCCTATTTCATCTCTATGCAGTTTCTTGCCTTAGAGGCATTTTTGCTCTTCATGGGCATTATGTACAATGTAAGACCATTCCGCACCAAAGAGCGGGTATACTTAGATGTTTTATCTGAGTCTGTAAACAACCCAATCAGACTTGCGCTAGGCTGGTTTATCTTTGTTCCTGCCGCTTTGCTCCCCGCCAGCCTTTTAGATCCGGCCTGGGCGTTCATCCCGCCAAGCAGTATCATCCTGGCTTACTGGATGGGTGGCGCTTTCTTAATGGCCACCAAACGGTTTGCGGAGTACCGTTATATCAACAACCCTGAGCTTGCCGGTTTGTACCGCAAATCATTCAAGAAGTACACAGAGAACAACCTCCTTATTTCAATGTTCTTCTACGCCCTTACCTCTGCTTTCTTCCTGGGTATTTTCCTGATCAAAAACAAAATAGAGCTTTTGATTAGCTTCCCATTCTTTGCTTTGTTGTTTGCCTGGTATTTGAAAATAGGCTTGCGCAAAGATTCAGTAGTGCAGGGACCTGAGAAACTGCATAAAGAAACTGCTTTCATGCTGTATGTGGTATTATTTACCGCTCTGCTGATGGCCCTAGTGTACATAGACATACCGGCATTGAACTGGTTCCTGAAACAGTCTTTCTAG
- a CDS encoding HAD family hydrolase, which yields MNQGYNLNWNKIKVVIFDVDGTLYTQSPLRKKMLFSLLSHYALRPWSWKDLLILHHFRAEREKKSGIPCKNLEDAQYEWCASKGNFPIPRIKKVVDYWMFNYPNKYLTGTMYPGVKTFFEALKQKNIKIGIYSDYKAVDKLKAMGLQADIIVSSTDKEVDNLKPNPRGLFYITEKLKVQPEECLFIGDRQELDGQCAIQANMPYLIVDKKPFKDFDFYNILTQQLVKNKTPTPQPVG from the coding sequence ATGAATCAAGGCTACAACTTAAACTGGAACAAAATCAAAGTGGTGATTTTTGATGTAGATGGGACCTTATATACCCAATCTCCATTAAGAAAAAAAATGTTATTCTCTCTACTAAGTCATTATGCCTTAAGGCCTTGGTCTTGGAAAGACCTTTTAATCTTACACCATTTTAGAGCCGAACGCGAAAAGAAGTCTGGCATCCCTTGCAAAAACTTAGAGGATGCCCAGTACGAATGGTGCGCCAGCAAAGGTAACTTCCCCATTCCCAGAATAAAAAAGGTGGTAGATTACTGGATGTTCAACTATCCTAACAAATACCTTACAGGCACTATGTATCCTGGAGTGAAAACCTTCTTTGAAGCTTTAAAACAAAAGAACATCAAAATAGGGATCTACTCTGATTATAAGGCAGTTGACAAATTAAAAGCAATGGGCTTGCAGGCTGATATTATTGTTAGTTCCACAGATAAGGAAGTAGATAATCTAAAGCCTAACCCTAGAGGTCTGTTTTACATAACTGAGAAACTGAAGGTGCAGCCTGAAGAGTGTTTGTTTATTGGGGACAGGCAAGAATTAGACGGCCAATGCGCTATTCAAGCAAATATGCCCTATTTGATAGTAGACAAAAAACCTTTCAAAGATTTCGACTTCTATAATATTCTGACACAACAACTTGTAAAGAACAAGACACCTACGCCACAACCTGTTGGGTAA
- a CDS encoding glycosyltransferase family 39 protein: MFLFYKVASPVLAHESENTTFSRSVSTQRLTYYLTAFIIAAGVLVRLYHYIDNRSLWLDELYLGVSLIKMNFWELATQPLAYEQKAPLGYLWAVKTFVVLFGKGEMALRLFSLITGLASLFFFVPVARYFLKLWAALLALAILALASPVVYHSVEAKQYSVELFASILALYFFLRYHTRTDTMSLLKWGVAGAVLVWFSFSVIFVLAGIAFAVCLNELLKKNWNDLFRYVAAFSVWLCSFAAIYLIFMSKYKDSAWLIHFFENYYNAFPPFPPSSVSDLKWFPERAISILKYPMGQNALHLHLPYTYLIEHLRVFPFLLMVGGLVLLLKKNNLKFSILVFPVGLAFLAAGLKLFPFHERFILFLFPMFTLLTCYGAQAVVSYFSGKVTLKLFFALLLLIPALWNNTWEIIKPTYFLRSESNREALLFINKNYKEGDVVYVNWNMWQAYAYYKDAYNLKFNAIRGKDVKKISANKTEYIKNLASDFEKVKGHKRLLYLYNIYIRSDIGEFVGQPKWYFDESTVPGKVLEPSFERFGVKVDKGFNSIGAVVSIFELAP; this comes from the coding sequence ATGTTTCTATTTTACAAAGTAGCTTCTCCCGTTCTTGCGCATGAAAGTGAAAACACCACATTCTCCAGGTCAGTTTCTACTCAACGACTTACCTATTACCTAACGGCCTTTATCATTGCTGCCGGGGTTCTTGTTCGGCTTTACCATTACATAGATAACCGGTCTTTATGGTTAGACGAATTGTATCTGGGGGTCAGCTTGATCAAAATGAACTTTTGGGAGCTTGCCACTCAACCTTTGGCTTATGAGCAAAAAGCACCTTTAGGGTATTTATGGGCGGTAAAGACTTTTGTGGTTCTTTTTGGAAAAGGGGAGATGGCGCTTCGCCTGTTTTCATTGATAACTGGCTTAGCTTCTCTGTTTTTCTTTGTTCCGGTAGCCCGATATTTCCTAAAGCTATGGGCAGCGCTTTTGGCACTGGCAATCCTGGCATTGGCTTCCCCGGTGGTGTACCACTCCGTAGAGGCGAAACAATATAGCGTAGAGCTGTTTGCTTCTATTTTGGCATTATACTTTTTTCTGCGGTATCACACCCGTACAGATACTATGTCCCTCCTAAAGTGGGGAGTGGCAGGAGCGGTGTTAGTCTGGTTTTCTTTTTCAGTGATTTTTGTGCTGGCAGGTATTGCCTTTGCCGTCTGCCTGAATGAGTTACTTAAAAAGAATTGGAATGACCTGTTTAGGTACGTTGCCGCCTTCAGTGTCTGGCTATGCAGCTTTGCCGCCATTTACCTCATTTTTATGAGTAAGTACAAGGATTCAGCCTGGCTTATTCATTTTTTTGAAAACTATTACAATGCCTTTCCTCCATTTCCTCCTTCTTCCGTCTCTGATTTGAAGTGGTTTCCAGAAAGAGCCATCTCTATACTGAAATATCCAATGGGGCAAAATGCGCTGCATCTGCATTTGCCCTATACCTACTTGATTGAACACCTACGGGTATTCCCATTTTTGCTGATGGTGGGAGGTTTGGTCTTGTTGTTAAAGAAAAACAACTTGAAATTCAGCATTCTGGTTTTCCCGGTAGGGTTAGCGTTTTTGGCTGCGGGATTGAAGCTGTTTCCATTTCATGAGCGCTTCATTCTGTTTCTGTTCCCAATGTTCACCTTGCTTACTTGCTACGGGGCGCAGGCGGTGGTTAGTTATTTCTCTGGTAAGGTAACGTTGAAGCTTTTCTTTGCTTTGCTTCTTTTAATACCTGCCCTTTGGAACAACACATGGGAAATCATAAAGCCCACTTACTTTCTCAGAAGTGAATCAAACCGGGAGGCGCTTCTCTTTATAAATAAGAATTACAAAGAGGGTGATGTGGTGTACGTGAATTGGAACATGTGGCAAGCATATGCCTATTACAAAGATGCCTATAATTTAAAATTTAATGCTATTAGGGGCAAAGACGTGAAAAAGATCTCTGCCAATAAAACAGAGTATATCAAGAACCTGGCTTCTGACTTTGAAAAGGTGAAGGGGCATAAACGGTTGTTGTACCTATATAACATATACATCAGAAGCGATATCGGGGAATTTGTAGGCCAACCAAAATGGTACTTTGATGAATCAACAGTTCCCGGGAAGGTTCTGGAGCCTTCCTTTGAACGCTTCGGAGTAAAAGTTGACAAGGGGTTCAATTCAATAGGGGCGGTGGTCTCCATCTTTGAATTAGCTCCTTGA